One stretch of Brachyhypopomus gauderio isolate BG-103 chromosome 10, BGAUD_0.2, whole genome shotgun sequence DNA includes these proteins:
- the zdhhc20a gene encoding palmitoyltransferase ZDHHC20-A isoform X2 yields the protein MAPSHVLRCCQRGLSWIPVIFINLVVCWSYYAYVVELCIYTLSSHTEEQVIYLIVFHVCFLMFMWSYWKTIISKPISPSKEFCLPKAEKEQYEREEAPEAQQEILRKVARDLPIYTRTGSGAIRYCDPCQVIKPDRCHHCSTCDQCVLKMDHHCPWVNNCVGFSNYKFFVLFLAYSMLYCVFIAASVLQYFIKFWTNQLSETSAKFHVLFLFFVAAMFFISILSLFTYHMWLVAKNRTTIEAFRAPVFRQGPDKNGFTLGFRKNFTEVFGDRRKCWFLPVYTSLGDGYTFPTRLVNTDVEQGPVNQANSKCAVDVQTNSRPLSDSKNHLLSSDVCTEEQKDCNSRTDNGQTVTVSMEGEP from the exons ATGGCGCCCTCCCATGTACTAAGATGCTGTCAACGGGGATTATCTTGGATACCTGTTATTTTTATCAACCTGGTCGTATGCTGGTCGTATTACGCCTACGTAGTGGAGCTCTGCATTT ACACACTCTCTTCTCACACTGAAGAGCAAG TTATTTATCTGATAgtctttcatgtttgcttcctGATGTTCATGTGGTCATACTGGAAAACGATAATTTCCAAACCCATCAGCCCCTCTAAAGAG TTCTGTTTACCGAAAGCAGAGAAGGAGCAGTACGAGAGAGAGGAAGCCCCAGAAGCCCAGCAAGAGATCCTGAGGAAAGTGGCCAGAGATTTACCCATATACACCCGCACCGGCTCTGGAG CCATCCGCTACTGTGACCCCTGTCAGGTGATCAAACCAGACAGATGCCATCACTGCTCCACATGTGACCA GTGTGTACTGAAGATGGATCACCATTGCCCATG GGTCAATAACTGTGTGGGCTTCTCAAACTACAAGTTCTTTGTACTGTTTCTGGCCTACTCCATGCTGTATTGTGTGTTTATCGCTGCCAGCGTCCTGCAGTACTTCATCAAGTTTTGGACA AATCAGCTTTCGGAAACTTCCGCCAAGTTCCACGTGCTGTTCCTCTTCTTCGTGGCAGCCATGTTCTTCATCAGCATACTGTCGTTGTTCACATACCATATGTGGCTGGTGGCCAAGAACAGGACTACTATAG AGGCTTTCCGAGCCCCAGTGTTCAGACAAGGGCCTGATAAAAATGGCTTTACTCTGGGCTTCCGTAAGAACTTCACAGAGGTTTTTGGAGACCGAAGGAAATGCTGGTTCTTGCCTGTTTACACAAG TTTGGGGGATGGTTATACATTCCCTACGCGGTTAGTCAACACAGACGTTGAACAGGGACCTGTGAACCAGGCCAACTCAAAATG TGCTGTCGATGTCCAAACAAACTCACGTCCTCTGAGCGACTCAAAGAACCATCTCCTGAGCAGCGATGTGTGCACGGAGGAGCAGAAGGACTGTAACAGCAGGACCG ATAATGGTCAGACCGTGACAGTCTCCATGGAAGGTGAACCATAA
- the zdhhc20a gene encoding palmitoyltransferase ZDHHC20-A isoform X1 gives MAPSHVLRCCQRGLSWIPVIFINLVVCWSYYAYVVELCIYTLSSHTEEQVIYLIVFHVCFLMFMWSYWKTIISKPISPSKEFCLPKAEKEQYEREEAPEAQQEILRKVARDLPIYTRTGSGAIRYCDPCQVIKPDRCHHCSTCDQCVLKMDHHCPWVNNCVGFSNYKFFVLFLAYSMLYCVFIAASVLQYFIKFWTLCQRRAIEHCPENQLSETSAKFHVLFLFFVAAMFFISILSLFTYHMWLVAKNRTTIEAFRAPVFRQGPDKNGFTLGFRKNFTEVFGDRRKCWFLPVYTSLGDGYTFPTRLVNTDVEQGPVNQANSKCAVDVQTNSRPLSDSKNHLLSSDVCTEEQKDCNSRTDNGQTVTVSMEGEP, from the exons ATGGCGCCCTCCCATGTACTAAGATGCTGTCAACGGGGATTATCTTGGATACCTGTTATTTTTATCAACCTGGTCGTATGCTGGTCGTATTACGCCTACGTAGTGGAGCTCTGCATTT ACACACTCTCTTCTCACACTGAAGAGCAAG TTATTTATCTGATAgtctttcatgtttgcttcctGATGTTCATGTGGTCATACTGGAAAACGATAATTTCCAAACCCATCAGCCCCTCTAAAGAG TTCTGTTTACCGAAAGCAGAGAAGGAGCAGTACGAGAGAGAGGAAGCCCCAGAAGCCCAGCAAGAGATCCTGAGGAAAGTGGCCAGAGATTTACCCATATACACCCGCACCGGCTCTGGAG CCATCCGCTACTGTGACCCCTGTCAGGTGATCAAACCAGACAGATGCCATCACTGCTCCACATGTGACCA GTGTGTACTGAAGATGGATCACCATTGCCCATG GGTCAATAACTGTGTGGGCTTCTCAAACTACAAGTTCTTTGTACTGTTTCTGGCCTACTCCATGCTGTATTGTGTGTTTATCGCTGCCAGCGTCCTGCAGTACTTCATCAAGTTTTGGACA CTTTGCCAAAGGAGAGCTATAGAGCACTGTCCAGAG AATCAGCTTTCGGAAACTTCCGCCAAGTTCCACGTGCTGTTCCTCTTCTTCGTGGCAGCCATGTTCTTCATCAGCATACTGTCGTTGTTCACATACCATATGTGGCTGGTGGCCAAGAACAGGACTACTATAG AGGCTTTCCGAGCCCCAGTGTTCAGACAAGGGCCTGATAAAAATGGCTTTACTCTGGGCTTCCGTAAGAACTTCACAGAGGTTTTTGGAGACCGAAGGAAATGCTGGTTCTTGCCTGTTTACACAAG TTTGGGGGATGGTTATACATTCCCTACGCGGTTAGTCAACACAGACGTTGAACAGGGACCTGTGAACCAGGCCAACTCAAAATG TGCTGTCGATGTCCAAACAAACTCACGTCCTCTGAGCGACTCAAAGAACCATCTCCTGAGCAGCGATGTGTGCACGGAGGAGCAGAAGGACTGTAACAGCAGGACCG ATAATGGTCAGACCGTGACAGTCTCCATGGAAGGTGAACCATAA